In Pseudovibrio brasiliensis, the following are encoded in one genomic region:
- a CDS encoding NAD-dependent epimerase gives MEKVLVTGTAGFIGNAVALRLLQDGYHVIGLDCVTDYYDVTLKEERLKRLTASNHFTEERIRLEDAEAVMRIFKQHAPSKVIHLAAQAGVRYSLESPQSYVDANVTGFLSILEGARAHSVKHLVYASTSSVYGLDETMPLSTHRGGNHPVSFYAATKKANEAMAHSYAHLFDIPCTGLRFFTVYGPWGRPDMALFKFTKAILEGEPVPLFNHGNMIRDFTYVDDIVEGIVRIADLPPQRSDDWDGKSADPATSSAPYQVFNIGNSDPVQLMDYLAAIEDALGMEAKKEFLPFQAGDVAATFADVTDLIETTGFKPQTSVKAGVANFVKWYRDYYNV, from the coding sequence ATGGAAAAAGTACTTGTAACAGGCACTGCCGGCTTTATCGGCAATGCTGTGGCCCTCCGTCTGTTGCAAGATGGTTATCATGTCATCGGACTTGATTGCGTCACCGACTACTATGATGTGACACTCAAGGAAGAGCGACTGAAACGCCTCACAGCTTCAAACCATTTCACTGAAGAACGGATCAGGCTTGAAGATGCAGAAGCTGTTATGCGCATCTTCAAGCAGCACGCGCCGTCAAAAGTCATTCACCTCGCCGCTCAGGCGGGTGTGCGCTACTCGCTGGAAAGCCCTCAGTCGTATGTAGATGCGAACGTCACGGGCTTCCTATCCATTTTGGAAGGTGCTCGCGCCCACTCTGTAAAGCATCTGGTTTATGCGTCCACCAGCTCCGTTTATGGTCTGGACGAAACAATGCCTCTGTCGACCCATCGCGGTGGCAACCACCCGGTTTCCTTCTACGCAGCAACCAAAAAAGCCAATGAGGCGATGGCACACTCTTATGCGCACCTCTTTGACATCCCGTGTACTGGCCTGCGATTCTTCACAGTCTACGGCCCTTGGGGGCGCCCGGACATGGCCCTCTTCAAGTTCACCAAAGCCATCCTTGAAGGTGAGCCCGTTCCGCTCTTCAACCACGGCAATATGATCCGCGACTTCACCTATGTGGATGACATCGTTGAAGGCATCGTTCGCATTGCAGATCTTCCACCTCAGCGCTCAGATGACTGGGATGGCAAAAGCGCGGACCCTGCAACCTCCAGCGCGCCATATCAAGTCTTCAACATCGGTAACAGCGATCCTGTTCAACTGATGGATTACCTTGCCGCAATCGAAGACGCATTAGGCATGGAAGCAAAGAAAGAGTTTCTTCCGTTTCAGGCTGGAGACGTCGCCGCAACCTTCGCAGATGTAACAGATCTGATTGAGACAACAGGCTTCAAACCGCAAACCTCCGTAAAGGCAGGGGTTGCAAACTTCGTCAAATGGTATCGGGATTACTACAATGTCTAG
- the galU gene encoding UTP--glucose-1-phosphate uridylyltransferase GalU, giving the protein MTRAIRKAVLPVAGLGTRFLPATKAVPKEMLTILDRPIIQYVVDEARAAGIEHIVFVTGRNKQVIEDHFDIAYELEETLRRRNKVEAMELLEKIRPSAGTTSFTRQQEPLGLGHAIWCARDIIGDEPFAILLPDMLMKAQKGCLSQMVEAYESHGGNIISVEEVPWDQTHNYGIVERSAPRSDETFAITGMVEKPEPGTAPSNLYINGRYILQPEIFGLLENQSTGAGGEIQLTDAMLTLMGQQDFHGVEFRGETYDCGSRSGFLSANVAYALDDSELAAKLRPMLDKLLVKTS; this is encoded by the coding sequence ATGACACGCGCAATACGAAAAGCTGTTCTCCCGGTTGCGGGTCTTGGCACTCGCTTCCTTCCCGCGACAAAAGCCGTTCCAAAAGAGATGCTCACTATTTTAGATCGTCCCATCATCCAATATGTGGTTGATGAAGCACGGGCTGCCGGGATCGAACACATCGTATTTGTTACTGGCCGAAACAAGCAAGTAATCGAAGATCATTTCGACATTGCATACGAGCTCGAAGAAACGCTTCGTCGTAGAAACAAAGTGGAAGCAATGGAGTTGCTTGAAAAAATCCGTCCTTCAGCTGGAACAACAAGCTTCACACGCCAACAGGAACCATTGGGCCTCGGTCATGCGATTTGGTGCGCACGCGATATCATTGGCGATGAACCATTTGCTATTTTATTGCCAGACATGTTGATGAAAGCGCAAAAAGGCTGCCTTTCGCAGATGGTAGAGGCCTACGAAAGTCATGGTGGTAACATCATTTCTGTTGAGGAAGTGCCGTGGGACCAGACACACAACTATGGCATTGTTGAGAGAAGCGCCCCTCGCTCTGACGAAACTTTCGCCATTACTGGCATGGTTGAGAAACCAGAACCAGGTACCGCACCATCCAACCTGTATATTAATGGCCGCTATATCCTTCAGCCAGAGATCTTTGGCCTACTTGAAAATCAGAGCACCGGTGCAGGTGGCGAGATCCAGCTCACTGATGCAATGCTCACTCTCATGGGCCAACAGGACTTCCATGGTGTTGAATTCCGTGGAGAAACTTACGACTGTGGTTCTCGCTCAGGGTTCTTGTCCGCAAATGTCGCTTACGCGTTGGACGATTCTGAACTAGCTGCAAAACTTCGTCCGATGCTGGACAAACTACTTGTAAAAACCAGCTGA